One Acinetobacter piscicola genomic window, CATTATCCAGGTCTACGGATTTGTCAACTGTGCAAGCAGGAGGAGCAAAACTTTATGACCAAACCATTTAACATTCCTAAAGCGTTAATCTGGGAGGCATTTAAGAAAGTCAAAGAGAATGGCGGTGCTGCAGGCATCGATCATGAATCTATTGAGCAATTCGAACACCACTTAAAAGGCAACCTGTATAAACTATGGAATCGACTTTGTTCAGGCAGTTATTTTCCATCGCCAGTCAAAGGTGTACCGATTCCAAAGAAATCAGGTGGGGTACGTATGTTAGGCATTCCAACAGTAGCGGATCGAGTAGCACAAACAGCTGTCAAGCTTATATTGGAGCCACGGATTGATCCTCTATTTCATCCAAACTCTTATGGCTATCGTCCAGGGCGTTCTGCCCATGATGCGATAGCTATGGTGAGGCGACGAAGTTGGGAGTATGACTGGGTTGTGGAATTTGATATCAAAGGTTTATTTGATAACATTGATCATAATCTACTCATGCGTGCACTTAAGAAACACTGCGAAATTCCATGGATTCTTCTCTATGTAGAACGCTGGTTAAAAGCACCTATGCAAAATGTAGATGGTCAAGTTTTAGAAAGGAATCGCGGCACACCGCAAGGTGGAGTTATCAGTCCTCTATTGGCTAATTTATTTATGCATTATGCTTTTGACATGTGGATTACCAAGAATCTTGCGAGTGTAAGATTCTGCCGCTATGCGGATGATGGAGTAATTCATTGCCGAAGTTTATCTCAAGCCAAACTTGTTTTACAAAAGATTGGTGCACGATTTCGTGAATGTGGACTCGAATTACATCCAGATAAGACAAAGATTGTTTATTGCCAAGATGTGAATCGTCGCCAAGCATATCCCGATGTTCAATTTACTTTTCTCGGGTACACGTTTAGGCCCCGTAAGGCTGTGGACAAGTATAAAAGAGTTTATGTAAATTTCTCTCCTGCAGTCAGTCGTGATGCACTTAAAGCAATGCGACAGACTATTCGGAAATGGCATCTACATCTGATGTGTAATCGCGAATTAAGTGATTTATCTGCAATATTCAATCCAATTCTTCAAGGTTGGCAGCAATACTATGGTCGATTCCATGGTTCAGCAATGTCAGCGATCTGGCAACACATGAATGCTTATCTTATACGCTGGATGAGGCGTAAGTATAAAAACTTGGCCCGTCATAAAAGACGGGCTAGATATGCCTTAGGGCGACTTGCGCGTGATTTTCCAAATGCCTTTGTGCACTGGAAAATGGGATGTTTACCAACGGTTGGATAATGGGAGCCGGATGAGCTGAGAGGTTCACGTCCGGTTCTGCGAGGGGCTAAGGGTGAGATTCCCTTGGTCTACTCACCCCTACATTTGGACAAATGAGGGATGGTTATATTTAGCTGCTTTAAAGGATCTTTATAGCAAACAAGTGATTGGCTATAGCTTAAGTGAACGTATGACAGCACAGTTAGTCTGTGATGCTCTTAAGATGGCTGTTAGGAATCAAAAACCACGACAAGGCTTAATTGTCCATTCAGACCGAGGCAGTCAATATTGCAGCCATGATTATCGAAACATGCTTGAAAAATATGATTTTCAAGGTTCCATGAGTAAGCGTGGTGACTGCTTTGATAATGCGCCAATTGAAAGCTTTTGGGGAATACTAAATAATGAACTTGTTCACCACTGCAATTATAGAACCAGAGATGAAGCTAAAGCAGATATTACAAAATACATAGAGCTATTTTATAATCAGCAGAGAATTCAGAAAGGTCTGAATTTTAAGGCACCAAATCAGACAGCAGAGGACTTTTACAAGTTGGCTGCATAGAATCTCCCAAGTGGAAGTGTCCTGTTATTTCGGCACACATCAAAGCATAGAGCATCCAAAAAAACAAAAGAAATTCTATAGTGGAAAGAAAAAGCGTCATACGATTAAAGCACAACTGACAGTTAATTATGAAACAAAACAGATTTTATCCCTTGCTGTTTCATCAGGCCGAACACATGATTTTCAATTATTTAAAAATCATCAAAAGAAACAAAGATATAAAGCTTTACTGCTCGTGGATAAGGGCTATCAAGGACTAGTTAAATTAGGCGTAACGTGCTTAATACCTTTTAAAGCAAGTAAGAAGCAGACACTTTGTCCATTACAAAAACGAATCAATCGAGAAATAGGAAGACGTATTTGTATTGAACATATCAATAGCAAATTAAAAGTGTTTAGAATACTTGCTGAGCGTTATTGGAATAGACGTAAACGAATGGGGTTACGTCTAAATTTGATTGCTGCTTTTTACAATATGGAGTTGATCAAAAAATATTTTTTGCAAGAGGTCTATTAAGCAATATATTCAAAATCAAAAAGGTTATAATCTGTGAAATTCACCTCCATCCTGACTGTCGGATGGAGTCATCTTTCACTACTAGATAGAGATGTTATTCACTGAAATAATACTTTATGTAACAAATTTCTCTGTACACCACAAACAAATAACTCAAAGCACAGGGACGATCCACATCCCTGTACTTTGTATGTGACTCAAAAGCCTCACTAACAATAATATTAACCAATAATGATTTGACCGTTAGCCAATAACTGCTCCAAAGTTAAACCTGCTTGATTTTCAAGCACCAGTAATTCTGTCGAATTATAAGCAGTTGCCAAACTATCACGATCTACAGATACCACAACATTATAGCCATCCTCGGTTACAGAGATATAGTCGGCGATATTTGAGTTATCACCTAGCAATCCGATAAAGAAGTCTACGCTAAACTCTATTTTGTCAGCTTTGCTATCCACAGTAGTGTCACCAAAATGGAAATCTTTCCATGTATCGGTAGCATTGCCAGCAGTCGCATCGGCAGCATTTAAGACCGCATAAATCGCTGTGTCTGAACCAGAACCACCAATCAAGGTATCGTTGCCTGAACCACCATTGAGGATGTCACTTCCTGCACCGCCGTTTAAGCTGTCATTCTCGAGACCACTCATCAGCAGATCTTCACCGAACGAATCGGCAACGAAGCTTTCGGCAGATGCACCCCTGCCAGCGATGTTCTGAGGTGGGGTCAGGGTGATATTGTCGACCTGCAAGGTAAGATTGCCCCACCGTGAATTGTCCGCAACCGTGAACACCAGCCGGTAGGTGCCTGCCTCATCGATTGTCCGAGTAATGGACTGGTTGCTCAGATTGGTGTCGTTCGTGAAATTGTGCGTACCATCGCCCCCCGTCACATTGCTCCAAGTGCCATTGACGTTCTGCTTTTGCAACCGATAACTGACCGAATCACCGTTCCGTGCCTCGCTCGTCCACTGGTTGAACGTCAGAGTACTGCCAGCATGATTGACAGTAAAAGCAGCGCTGGTGGCTATGGCATTATTTCCACCATTGTTGCTTGAATCATCAATCACCAGTCGCCCATCACTATTAATCGCCACCGTTCCCTCTGTAACAGTCCACGCCGAGGTATTGCCCAGCACGCCACCGCTGAACGCACCCAACACGACAGGCTCGACCGCATGCACCTGCACCACTAGGCTGCCAGTGGTGCTGGCGGTGCTGGAGGGATTACCCACTTCGGTGGTGATGGCCTCCACCTGCAACGTTACCGCACCAGTGCTAGCATTGATCGGCGGGGTGTAAGTCAGCGTAGCCTTGTTCCAGCTCTGAACATCCACTTGCGTGTTGCCACTTGTGGCGGTGAAGCTGTTGCTGCCATCGCTGAGCTTCGCACCCACTGGGATGTTCTTGACCCACACCGCCAAAGTTTCGGAGCCATCGGTATCCACCAGACCTGCAGCAATGCTGGAAATCTTGATGGCAGTACCAGCCTCGCCTTCATTGGCACCATAGGCCTTGTAATAGCCGTAGCCACCGGTACCGTTGCTCAGACTGCCCAGTTCACCCCCTGCCGCCTCAATCGCTGCCACATTTGTAAACAGTTGCGCAGACGTCGTCGACAGCACGGCGGCTGGGTTCAACCCTTCTTTAAACAAGATGCTATAGCCACCATCCCCAGATTGGTTATGCACATAGATATCCAATGTGTAGTAACCACTGGCAGAGGGCGTAAACGTGCCTTGAAACTTACCGGATCCACTAGAGCCATCAGGACTGGTACTACTAATGCCCCAACGCCCCGAAGCCACAGTGATACCACCGACCACAATGGCAGCGCTGTCATCGGCAGTACCACCAAAGGTATATGACTTACCTGCTTCCAGATAGATCAGGCCGGACATCTTGACACCTGCGTTAGCAGTCAATCCGTTGGAGATGTTGACATTGGCATTGGTAACTGTGGTGCTGGTGCCACTGGAGGCAACAGTAAAACCGACCAGCAACTCTGTTACAGACACACCATTGCCGCCATTGCCGCCAATGTTCAAACCCGTGTAACTGGTCCGCACCAGTCCATTGTCCACTGGTGACTCGACCACCGGCGGCGGCGTCAGGGTCAACGTGGGCGCGTCGGCCACCGGCGTGACGTTGATCGTCGTGGTGTTATTAGCTGTCTGCCCAAAGTTATCCTTGGAAACCACCGCCAGGGTATCGATACCACTCCAGTGAGTATTACCTTGGTAGGTCAAGGTCTGCAAGGTCGCGTTGATCGCCGCCTCGCTGCCGACCAAGGTCAGGGTACCGCTACCGTTGCTACCAGCACTAATGGAAGCCCCAGTTTGCAACGTCACTTTCATGACACCATTGCCCACGCTGAGCTGCACGCTGGCGAGGTTGGTGTCAGCCACCTGAACCGTCGACAGGCTCAACGTCGTGTCTTCATTGACTGTCTGCGCCACAGGTACCGTGTTGACAGGCGCGCGGGTATCCACGGTCATGCCGACCACGTTGCCTGCCAAGCCGGCATTGCCCGCTGCATCGGCGTAACTGCCCGCCGCAAGCGTCACCGAGGCAGCACCTTCGTAACCCGCTGTCGGGGCGAACGTGGCCGTCCAGACCAGCGGGCTGACCTGCTGCAGGTTCGAGACCGTGCCACCGGTTGTGGTGATGTCGCCCACGACAAAGCCCTGCGGCGCTTCATTGAAGGTGAAGGTGACCATGACGGTCTCCGCGCCAGTCAGGTTCACATCGTCTACACTGACACTCACCGTCGGCGGGGTACCGTCCACGGTGAACACAAATGGCGCGGATGCTAGGCCTGTCGAGTTGGAATCCGAGTTGTAGGCACGCGCCACCACTTCGACCGAACCATCGCCGAGGGTGCCGGTGGTGGTGAGCAGGGCGAGCCGTTCCGAGGTGATGGTCCAGGTCCAAACTCCGCTCGCACTTTCAGGCACTTCGATACGGATCGGGCCGAGGCCACGCACGGTGACCCAGATTTCGTCCACCTCGTCGCCACCGGCTGCATCCAAGTCAATCGTACCGCGAATGCTACCCTGCCTATCGTTGGTCAGTCCATTGTATCCAACATCCCCAGTGTCACCGCTTCCGCCTACACCATTAGAACCAGTAACAGAATCTACATAGGCAACCACTATCGGTGTTGGCAGATTCTCTGGTGCCGGAGTTACGGTTCCACTGTCACTGGTACCAGTATTGCCCGCCTTGTCGGTGACATGAACCTTAAGAAGATCCGAGTTGTAGTCAATAGGCAAGGCCTGATTAAGCGCTACATTGATCTGTAAATATTGCCCGTAACCAGGAGCCAGACTACCAACTATACCCTCGCCATAGAACTCACCGTCATAGTACACCTCGACTTTGTCGCCAATATCGGCATGGGTTTGCTTGGCGTTAGTCAGGTCACCAGACACGAGTGCGGTGACATGACCAAATCCAGTGCTTTCCGGTGCAACATAATCAACATGGGTCGCCTGCGGAGCATAAGTATCAGCCACGAAGGTGTACTTTTCAGACACCTTGCTGACGTGTCCAGTAACGGTATCAACTAGCTTGACCTGCAGATAGATTTCGTCATCGCCACGCAGTTGATCGGCCCACCAGATGGTCTGCAGCACTTCACGCAGTTGATCGGGGCTGATTGTCCATTGGCCGTCGCTGACCGTGACCACCACGTCGGCACCGTTAGGGTAGCCCTGTGGGCCCGGCGCGCTGTCGTCGGTGCTTTGCTTGTTAGCGTACAGGCGCAGGGTGACCTGGCCATCGGGCGCGTCCACCGCGCCAGTAATGCGGCCCATGACGTCGTTGCTGTAGACCACCGAGTTGTCGACGATGGTGGTCGTCTGTGGTGTGCTGCCATCGACGGTGTAGTCCAGCGTGATCGAGGCGCCGTGGTCGTAGGGTTCGAAGGTGTAGTGACCATCGCCGTACACGGTGATCGCGCCCTTGTCAGGCAGTTCCAGCGTCTGGCCGATGGTGACGGGCTGGCCGTCGACGGTCACGCCCGTGACCAAGCTAGTGCCTGTCACGGTGCCGTTCAGTTGGCCCTCGACCTCGGAGCTATTGATCAGGTTTTCATCCTTCAAGGCCACGGTGGTGGCGGTGACGGTGGCCACGCCCGGCGGGAACATATCGTGGATCGCGACCTGCACCTGGTACTGCTTGCCGTCACTGCGGGTGACAGTGAGCTGGTCGTTCAGCGGTGCGTTGCTTGCGGCAAGTGCACCAGCCAAGCCTGTATTGAGCACGTAGCTCCATTCGCCAGTGGCGGTGTTGAAGATGAAGGTGCCGTAGGTACCAGCCAGCGTGGTTGGCGTATCGAAGCCGGTGAGCGCTTCGCCATAGCGGTCCAACACGCTGCCCGAGACCGTAGTGGTGCCGTCAAGCGCAGCCTGCGCACTGGCGCTTCCCTGCACATACTCGATGTTGTCGTAGTAACCAGTGATCACCGGTGCCGGCGGCGCGGCAACCGTGTAGGCCTGATCATCGCTAGCGCTATTGCCTGCGGCATCGCTGACGGTGGCTGTGGTCGTGCCGTCCTTCAACAGTGCGGCTTGTTCCTTGGTGACCTCCGCCGACCA contains:
- a CDS encoding transposase family protein → MEVSCYFGTHQSIEHPKKQKKFYSGKKKRHTIKAQLTVNYETKQILSLAVSSGRTHDFQLFKNHQKKQRYKALLLVDKGYQGLVKLGVTCLIPFKASKKQTLCPLQKRINREIGRRICIEHINSKLKVFRILAERYWNRRKRMGLRLNLIAAFYNMELIKKYFLQEVY
- the ltrA gene encoding group II intron reverse transcriptase/maturase, with the translated sequence MTKPFNIPKALIWEAFKKVKENGGAAGIDHESIEQFEHHLKGNLYKLWNRLCSGSYFPSPVKGVPIPKKSGGVRMLGIPTVADRVAQTAVKLILEPRIDPLFHPNSYGYRPGRSAHDAIAMVRRRSWEYDWVVEFDIKGLFDNIDHNLLMRALKKHCEIPWILLYVERWLKAPMQNVDGQVLERNRGTPQGGVISPLLANLFMHYAFDMWITKNLASVRFCRYADDGVIHCRSLSQAKLVLQKIGARFRECGLELHPDKTKIVYCQDVNRRQAYPDVQFTFLGYTFRPRKAVDKYKRVYVNFSPAVSRDALKAMRQTIRKWHLHLMCNRELSDLSAIFNPILQGWQQYYGRFHGSAMSAIWQHMNAYLIRWMRRKYKNLARHKRRARYALGRLARDFPNAFVHWKMGCLPTVG